From Ochotona princeps isolate mOchPri1 chromosome X, mOchPri1.hap1, whole genome shotgun sequence, one genomic window encodes:
- the SPRY3 gene encoding protein sprouty homolog 3, giving the protein MDATVTDDFQQILPIEQLRSTHASNDYVERPPAPCKQALSSPSLAVQTHKSDWSLATMPISLPRSLSQCHQLQPLPQHLSQSSIASSMSHSTTASDQRLLASITPSPSGQSIIRTQPGAGTHPKADGALKGEAEPSAGHQSEHLFICEECGRCKCVPCTAARPLPSCWLCNQRCLCSAESLLDYGTCLCCVKGLFYHCSTDDEDNCADEPCSCGPSSCFVRWAAMSLISLFLPCLCCYLPTRGCLHLCQQGYDSLRRPGCRCKRHTNTVCRKISSSSAPFPKAQEKSV; this is encoded by the coding sequence ATGGATGCCACAGTGACAGATGATTTCCAACAAATTCTGCCTATTGAACAGCTGCGCTCTACTCATGCTAGCAATGATTATGTGGAACGGCCTCCAGCCCCCTGCAAACAGGCCCTCTCCAGCCCTTCCCTTGCTGTGCAAACCCACAAATCTGATTGGTCCCTGGCTACCATGCCTATTTCTCTCCCTCGCAGTCTCAGCCAGTGCCATCAGTTGCAGCCCTTGCCTCAGCATTTGAGCCAATCTAGCATTGCCAGTTCGATGTCCCATAGCACCACTGCCTCTGATCAAAGGCTCTTGGCTAGCATAACGCCCTCACCTTCAGGCCAGTCCATCATCCGAACCCAGCCCGGAGCAGGGACTCACCCAAAGGCTGATGGTGCTCTGAAGGGAGAAGCTGAGCCATCTGCAGGGCATCAAAGTGAGCACCTATTCATCTGTGAGGAGTGTGGGCGCTGCAAGTGTGTCCCCTGCACAGCAGctcgccccctcccctcctgctggctgTGCAACCAGCGTTGCCTTTGCTCTGCTGAGAGCCTCCTCGATTATGGCACTTGTCTCTGCTGCGTCAAGGGCCTCTTCTATCACTGTTCCACTGATGATGAAGACAACTGCGCTGATGAGCCCTGCTCCTGTGGGCCTAGCTCCTGCTTCGTCCGCTGGGCAGCCATGAGTCTCATCTCCCTCTTCCTACCCTGCCTCTGCTGCTACCTGCCTACCCGTGGATGCCTCCATCTGTGCCAGCAGGGCTATGATAGCCTCCGGCGACCAGGCTGCCGCTGTAAGAGGCACACCAACACTGTGTGCAGAAAAATCTCTTCTAGTAGTGCACCCTTCCCCAAGGCCCAGGAAAAGTCTGTATGA